The DNA region CCTGACGGAAGCCCGACGCAAACTGTACCTGACGAACTCCCGAATCGAAGGATTCAAAGTCGCATTGATGGCCGTGCACCAGGCCAGCTCTGTCACGGAAATAGAACAGCTTTTGAACGAATCTCTGGCCGCCACCGTTCAAACTTCGTGGATTCGTATCTTCTTCAGTCCCCAGGACGAACATTTTGCAAGCCAGGTCACAGCTCAATTAAGTTTTACACAATTACAAGTGCCCTTGTTTAAACACCATGACCGAATTGGTTCCGTGTTTTTCCTGCGCGCACCGGAGCACCCTTTTAACAAAGAGGAAAGTGACTTCCTGACCCGTGTCGCGGAAGCCGTTGCTTTGGCTTTGGACCGTATTCAAAAACTTCAGGAATCGGAATCCATGAAAGAACAGTGGGAAGCCACTTTCAATTCCATGTCAGATCCGGTGGTCCTGATTGATCAAAACTACGACATCATTCAATCCAACAAGGCGGCTGAAGTCCGCCTGAAGGAACGTGAGCATCCGCAAAACACCCGCAAGTGCTTTGCGCTTTTATACAATAGAGAAGAACCATGCCCGGGATGTCAGCGCGGTCGAAATTTCCGCGTTCGTTCGAATGATCCTGGTGTTCGCACCTATGATGTATTCAGCCAAAGTCTGATTCTGGACAGCGACAAACCAGCCGTATTTGTAAACCTCTATCACGACATCACACAACAGATGAAAATGGAGAAACAGATTCTGGAATCTGCAAAAATGGCAGAGCTCGGAACCATCGGATCCTCCATCGCTCACGAGTTGAACAATCCTCTGGGTGGTGTTTTGTCGTTCACTCAATTAATTAAAATGGACATGCCTGGCGATCACCCGCTGTATCCGGATATTCTGGAAATGGAAGCGGGCGTTCAACGCTGCAAAGAAATCGTGCAGAATCTTTTGGGCTTCACACGCAATCCTAATTCAGATCAGGAAGGCGATGTCAGTCTTAAGGAAGTCAGTCAGCGCGCCTTTAAAATTGTCGAGCTACAAACAAAATCACAAGGCATTGAGGTTCGACTTCATTTCCCTGCCGAAGAGATTTTCGTTAAAGGTCATCTGAACTTATTGGCCCAGGCTTTGAAGAACGTGATTCAAAATTCCATTGATCATTTAACGGACCGCAGCCGCCAGGTTAAGGGATTCCGAGCATCCCTCGATATTGAAATCACCTCGACCGAAGACCTTGCCACTATTTTAATCAAAGATAATGGAACTCCAGAGAAAAATCCAAGTCTTCCCATAGGTTTAGGTGTTCCTGTTGCTTCACAGATCCTGCGCGATCATGAGGCGGACCTCGAATTCTACACCGGTCCAGCCCAGGAAAATGTGGCAAAAATTTCCTTCAACCGTCCAGTTTTAAGGTCCTGAAACGCAGTCTGGGCGCGGATTTTTTGACAGGCCCGTCAAAAATACCATATCCTTTTATCAAGGCTGACATGCACGTCGGCCGGTGTTTTTCGAACCCACCATGGAAGGAAGGTTCATGCGTTCACAACGTGTTCTTATTCTGGATGACGAATCCTCTTTGCGTACCGCTCTTTTTAGAGTGCTCGACAGAAAAGGTCTAAACGTCATCACTGCCAACAAAATCGAAGAAGCGAAAGCCCTTTCTCAAGGCGACACTCCTATCGATTTGGCCATTGTTGATTTGAATCTTCCAGATGGTGATGGCATTGAATTCATGTCTCACCTGAAAGCATTGAATCCTGCAACTGAAGTGATCATCCTGACAGGTCATGCAACTATTGAGTCCGCAATCCGCGCGACTCAAAAAGGTGCTTTCCACTTTGTGACCAAGCCTTTCAATCTTGAAGAGCTGATGAGCCTGATCGAAAAAGCACTGACTCATAAGAAACTTCAGGCTGAAAATCAGCAACTGCGCTCTGAACTGAACAAGAAGTACAAGTTTGATCAAATCGTTGGCTCTTCGGAACCGATTCAAAGCGTACTGCGACTGATTGAACGTGTTGCAGATTCAGATTCGACAGTTCTGGTCACTGGTGAATCCGGCACAGGTAAAGAACTTATTGCCCGCGCGATTCACTACAACTCGCCACGTGCGCAAGGTCCCTTTGTTCCAATCAATTGTGGCGCAATTCCCTCTGAACTTTTGGAAAGTGAACTTTTTGGTCACATGAAGGGCGCCTTTACGGGGGCCATTGCCAATCGTATCGGTCGTTTTGAAATGGCTGATGGCGGAACGATCTTCCTGGACGAGATCGGCGATCTTGAACCGTCGTTGCAAGTGAAACTTCTTCGTGCCTTGCAGGAAAGAAGTTTTGAGCCCGTAGGCTCCGCAAAAACAGTCTCAGTCAATGTCCGCGTGATTGCCGCTACCAATATTCACCTGGAAGAAGCGGTTGAGCACGGAAGATTCCGCGAAGATCTGTATTACCGTTTGAATGTTATCCCTATCCACGTCCCTGCTTTGCGCGAACGCAAAAGCGACATCCCTTTGTTGTTGAACCACTTCATGGAAATCTTCAACAAAAACAAGGGCCGCGGTCTGACTGGTATCGCCCACGACGCCTTGGATGCTTTGACGAACTATCCATGGCCAGGAAATATCCGTGAACTGGAAAACCTGGTAGAGCGCATGACCATCCTAAAAGGCCAAGGCAACGTTGAAATGAATGACCTGCCTACCAAGTACAAATCAATGAAACCAGTGATTTCATTGGATGCAAGTCAGCTGGAAATTCCTGACAGCGGCATGGACTTTAACACCGCGGTCGATAACTTCGAGAACAATCTGATCTTGAAGGCTTTGGAAAAAACAGGATGGAATCGCAACCAGGCCGCGGCTTTGTTAAGACTAAACAGAACGACGCTGGTGGAGAAGATCAAGAAAAAAGGTCTGACACCTCCGAACGATATCAATCCGGCAAATTTCTAATTCAATCTCATTACGAGACTTCAAGCGGCGAAGACATCTTCG from Bdellovibrio sp. GT3 includes:
- a CDS encoding sigma-54-dependent transcriptional regulator, with the translated sequence MRSQRVLILDDESSLRTALFRVLDRKGLNVITANKIEEAKALSQGDTPIDLAIVDLNLPDGDGIEFMSHLKALNPATEVIILTGHATIESAIRATQKGAFHFVTKPFNLEELMSLIEKALTHKKLQAENQQLRSELNKKYKFDQIVGSSEPIQSVLRLIERVADSDSTVLVTGESGTGKELIARAIHYNSPRAQGPFVPINCGAIPSELLESELFGHMKGAFTGAIANRIGRFEMADGGTIFLDEIGDLEPSLQVKLLRALQERSFEPVGSAKTVSVNVRVIAATNIHLEEAVEHGRFREDLYYRLNVIPIHVPALRERKSDIPLLLNHFMEIFNKNKGRGLTGIAHDALDALTNYPWPGNIRELENLVERMTILKGQGNVEMNDLPTKYKSMKPVISLDASQLEIPDSGMDFNTAVDNFENNLILKALEKTGWNRNQAAALLRLNRTTLVEKIKKKGLTPPNDINPANF
- a CDS encoding histidine kinase dimerization/phospho-acceptor domain-containing protein; amino-acid sequence: MRTLKASFLLIGPWDSRLQELGAHIATDLQQAWHWIQDSTYNVVAVSVTVILGKRFPEFYEEIKRSSPATQFIAVVPPDFSANQLSRLHEEYSFIRVMHSFNDTDLETHLFTALEEANQRKQDENLAVLIREQTEKLKRLQIELEERVQKRTKFLTEARRKLYLTNSRIEGFKVALMAVHQASSVTEIEQLLNESLAATVQTSWIRIFFSPQDEHFASQVTAQLSFTQLQVPLFKHHDRIGSVFFLRAPEHPFNKEESDFLTRVAEAVALALDRIQKLQESESMKEQWEATFNSMSDPVVLIDQNYDIIQSNKAAEVRLKEREHPQNTRKCFALLYNREEPCPGCQRGRNFRVRSNDPGVRTYDVFSQSLILDSDKPAVFVNLYHDITQQMKMEKQILESAKMAELGTIGSSIAHELNNPLGGVLSFTQLIKMDMPGDHPLYPDILEMEAGVQRCKEIVQNLLGFTRNPNSDQEGDVSLKEVSQRAFKIVELQTKSQGIEVRLHFPAEEIFVKGHLNLLAQALKNVIQNSIDHLTDRSRQVKGFRASLDIEITSTEDLATILIKDNGTPEKNPSLPIGLGVPVASQILRDHEADLEFYTGPAQENVAKISFNRPVLRS